In Anaerobacillus sp. CMMVII, a single window of DNA contains:
- a CDS encoding MBL fold metallo-hydrolase — protein sequence MEKEMEYGKDYKFIPATSIGSGVTHVVAPDVLCHTIQIVNVCLVGTKEEWVLIDAGMPHSAEEIIELTEEHYGVESRPKAIILTHGHFDHVGAILELIEHWNVPVYAHELEIPYLTGKTDYPEPDPSVEGGMVAKISAMFPNEAINIGKYVEKLPSDGSVPGMPSWKWHHTPGHTPGHISLFREEDRLLIVGDAFVTVRQDSLYKVVTQKLEMSGPPRYFTTDWTAARESVRKLAELRPATAVTGHGLPMAGELLQTSLITLTDHFDEVAKPDFGRYVDKEVH from the coding sequence ATGGAAAAAGAGATGGAATACGGAAAAGACTATAAGTTTATACCAGCAACCTCAATAGGCAGTGGCGTGACTCACGTTGTCGCCCCTGATGTTCTTTGCCATACGATCCAAATTGTAAATGTTTGTTTAGTTGGGACGAAGGAAGAATGGGTGCTAATCGATGCTGGAATGCCTCATTCTGCCGAGGAAATTATTGAATTGACTGAGGAGCACTATGGAGTAGAAAGTCGTCCAAAAGCAATTATTCTAACTCACGGTCATTTTGATCATGTTGGTGCTATTTTAGAATTAATTGAGCATTGGAATGTACCTGTGTATGCTCACGAGTTAGAAATTCCTTATTTAACTGGTAAGACAGATTATCCCGAGCCTGATCCTTCTGTAGAAGGAGGAATGGTAGCAAAAATTTCAGCAATGTTTCCAAATGAAGCGATCAACATTGGAAAATATGTTGAAAAACTTCCTTCGGATGGATCAGTACCTGGAATGCCTAGCTGGAAATGGCACCACACACCAGGACATACCCCCGGTCACATTTCTCTATTTCGAGAGGAGGACCGCCTTCTTATTGTCGGAGATGCATTTGTAACCGTTAGACAAGATTCTCTCTATAAAGTCGTCACACAAAAATTAGAAATGAGCGGACCCCCAAGGTATTTTACAACTGATTGGACTGCTGCCAGAGAATCAGTGAGAAAATTGGCCGAATTAAGACCTGCCACTGCTGTAACAGGTCATGGTCTTCCGATGGCTGGCGAATTACTACAAACTAGCTTAATAACGTTAACCGATCACTTTGATGAAGTCGCTAAACCTGACTTCGGAAGATATGTCGATAAAGAAGTTCATTAG
- a CDS encoding twin-arginine translocase TatA/TatE family subunit, translated as MVCQDLFCLLLSRPKRLPEFGRATGSTLREFKNSVNEIMVDQEEGKPINQEASQSSDI; from the coding sequence TTGGTATGCCAGGACTTATTTTGTTTATTGTTATCGCGTCCTAAAAGATTACCAGAGTTCGGGAGAGCTACAGGAAGTACATTGCGCGAGTTTAAGAATTCTGTTAACGAAATTATGGTTGATCAAGAAGAAGGTAAACCTATAAATCAGGAAGCATCTCAATCATCAGACATATAA
- a CDS encoding DUF58 domain-containing protein, with protein sequence MLLPSDLRLRLGRLAWQTTQMKRGLQKGSRRSKMFGSSLDFSDFRPYQPGDDVRQVDWNVYARTNRHYIKRFLDEQELSLTIYLDCSSSMGLEEEKWQAAKALTAAIAHIGLANDDRVSIIPVSKSNVPFLNKKGIVFSNQMVQQIQTYQTSVTEHFFEQLPQFRQRKSMLSFLISDCLDPVNVMMNQLKVVQAHQQLRVVHLLSERELNPTISGDLKLINVEDETDVVQVSMNRQVLQQYEERLQEHCLSLERQCNDRGIGYVQVSSGQSLEDIILYEMRKKGWLA encoded by the coding sequence ATGCTACTACCATCAGATTTACGGCTAAGATTAGGACGTTTAGCGTGGCAAACAACCCAGATGAAACGCGGCCTGCAAAAAGGTAGTCGTCGCTCGAAAATGTTTGGTAGTTCACTAGACTTTTCTGATTTCAGACCGTACCAACCGGGTGATGATGTTCGTCAGGTCGATTGGAATGTTTATGCTAGAACCAATCGGCATTATATTAAAAGGTTTTTAGATGAACAAGAATTGTCGTTAACCATCTACTTAGACTGTTCATCATCCATGGGATTAGAGGAAGAGAAGTGGCAAGCGGCTAAAGCATTAACTGCTGCGATTGCACATATTGGATTAGCTAATGATGACCGGGTCTCAATTATACCGGTATCCAAAAGTAATGTTCCTTTTTTAAACAAAAAAGGAATTGTCTTTTCTAATCAAATGGTTCAGCAAATTCAAACATATCAGACGTCTGTGACGGAACATTTCTTTGAGCAATTACCACAGTTTCGCCAGCGAAAGTCCATGTTAAGTTTTTTGATTAGCGATTGTCTTGACCCAGTAAATGTAATGATGAACCAGTTAAAGGTTGTTCAGGCACACCAACAGCTCCGTGTCGTACATCTTCTTAGTGAAAGGGAATTAAACCCTACCATCTCTGGGGATTTAAAATTAATTAATGTTGAAGATGAAACGGACGTAGTGCAAGTAAGCATGAATCGCCAAGTCCTTCAACAATATGAAGAGAGATTGCAAGAACATTGTCTTTCTCTTGAAAGACAATGCAATGACCGTGGAATTGGCTACGTACAGGTTAGCTCAGGTCAATCTCTAGAGGATATTATCTTATATGAAATGAGAAAAAAGGGTTGGTTAGCGTAG
- a CDS encoding VWA domain-containing protein — translation MGILVPAFLGLSIFIGGVVLFYMFRKQYTEQVISSNLLWEQVMNEWQATTWWKKLQRQLLLLLQILILLFLMLALARPFFTADGLEGDHVIILLDSSASMTTTIDQDGTTRFEQAKKEISGLIDKRSRSQAVSIISIASTPTLVVNREIDQRVMKDALEEITISYEYSEIQRALSLAKALSEQQASSIYVFSDQMTEEHFIESQINSPFHVVNIAGENDRNISIMTFGVNTSRAGALGVVTLRNESSEEQLVTIQVMADGELVHTETVQMEATTQAYLTIGALPPATYYTAKIIEDDIYPLDNVAYSFSSIEVKPVLYLLGDINPFLHKVFLQLGNDIIQAEKIEDVHEFAKNSIVIASETEQVFEVGRPLFLLPSAEGEGIPLEKKVEIKSNDELFSYADVEEIYISQAQSQVSQSVSLVDTVMFSGDIPLIQKGYKNGLPFVQLLFDIQDSDWPLHFSFPIFIYHSLEYLKGESTHFGYFQPNEERALQLETAGMYSVIDETEEVIATFDRDNDFFRAPNKPGLYSLVDSEGNIKRFAVILDEREKETQAYQSFSKQGKETTMETGTVQYEWWPWLLLIAFIILLVEWEVYRRGIRA, via the coding sequence ATGGGAATACTAGTTCCCGCATTTTTAGGGCTTTCTATTTTTATAGGTGGAGTCGTCCTTTTTTATATGTTTAGAAAGCAATATACGGAACAAGTCATTTCATCTAATTTACTTTGGGAGCAAGTGATGAATGAATGGCAGGCAACAACGTGGTGGAAAAAGCTGCAAAGGCAGCTTTTGTTGTTGCTACAAATATTAATCCTCCTCTTCTTAATGCTGGCGCTAGCTCGTCCTTTTTTTACTGCAGATGGATTAGAAGGTGATCATGTAATTATCCTTTTGGATAGTTCTGCTTCCATGACGACAACCATTGATCAAGATGGAACAACTAGATTTGAGCAGGCCAAAAAAGAAATCTCGGGACTGATAGATAAACGCTCACGTAGTCAAGCTGTAAGTATCATTTCCATAGCTTCGACTCCAACCCTAGTAGTAAATAGAGAAATAGATCAGCGAGTCATGAAAGATGCCCTTGAGGAGATCACTATATCCTATGAATATAGTGAAATTCAGCGAGCTTTGTCCTTGGCTAAGGCATTAAGTGAACAGCAGGCATCAAGTATCTATGTTTTCAGTGATCAAATGACTGAAGAGCACTTTATTGAAAGCCAGATCAACTCACCTTTTCATGTAGTGAATATCGCAGGGGAAAATGATCGTAATATTTCAATCATGACCTTTGGAGTCAATACGAGTCGTGCCGGAGCCTTAGGAGTAGTTACATTGAGAAATGAAAGTAGCGAGGAGCAGTTGGTAACTATTCAGGTAATGGCAGATGGTGAACTCGTCCACACTGAAACCGTACAAATGGAAGCAACAACTCAGGCCTATCTTACTATAGGGGCGTTACCGCCAGCTACGTATTATACGGCAAAAATTATCGAAGACGATATTTACCCATTAGACAATGTTGCCTATTCGTTTTCTTCGATAGAGGTAAAGCCAGTTCTTTATTTGCTGGGAGACATTAATCCATTTTTACATAAGGTTTTCCTTCAACTAGGTAACGATATAATTCAAGCGGAGAAAATTGAGGATGTTCATGAGTTTGCAAAGAATAGCATTGTTATAGCTTCTGAGACAGAGCAGGTCTTCGAGGTTGGTAGACCACTCTTTTTGTTACCGTCCGCAGAGGGAGAGGGTATCCCTTTGGAAAAAAAGGTTGAGATAAAGAGCAATGACGAACTCTTTAGTTATGCTGATGTAGAAGAGATTTACATTAGCCAAGCTCAGTCACAGGTTAGTCAGTCAGTTAGTTTGGTAGATACGGTTATGTTCAGTGGCGACATTCCGCTAATTCAAAAGGGTTATAAAAACGGATTGCCATTTGTTCAACTTTTATTTGATATTCAAGATTCAGACTGGCCCCTTCATTTCAGTTTTCCGATTTTTATCTATCATTCTTTAGAATATTTAAAGGGGGAATCTACTCATTTTGGTTATTTTCAGCCGAATGAGGAACGAGCTTTACAGTTAGAGACAGCAGGAATGTACAGTGTCATCGATGAAACAGAGGAAGTAATTGCTACATTTGATCGTGACAATGATTTTTTTAGAGCTCCGAACAAGCCAGGTTTGTATTCGTTAGTAGATAGTGAAGGAAACATCAAGCGTTTTGCAGTGATTTTAGATGAGCGTGAAAAAGAAACTCAAGCATATCAATCGTTTTCAAAACAAGGGAAAGAAACAACAATGGAAACCGGTACCGTGCAGTATGAGTGGTGGCCTTGGCTTCTGTTGATCGCCTTCATTATTTTGTTGGTTGAATGGGAGGTGTACAGACGTGGGATTCGAGCTTGA
- the fdhD gene encoding formate dehydrogenase accessory sulfurtransferase FdhD encodes MFNKTCPEEYPINLYINSRNLLTIQLTEVHLEDWAIGYMYAEGIIESPEEVKSITIDPYRGNIHVDLGNSIDMDVFLKKKKTITAGCGKGATFRSIKEMSNFKKVQEARSISTAFLRQKMRDMYKLTPLYHQTGGMHAACIIDEQGEMIVREDIGRHNAVDKVIGAALKKGLTGKECVIMTTGRISMEMCSKVARFGIGVAASRTAATNLAVALAKELNVDLVGYVRGQSAYVYTEGKRILKLVNE; translated from the coding sequence ATGTTTAATAAAACGTGTCCAGAAGAGTATCCAATTAATTTATATATAAATTCTCGTAATCTGCTAACCATCCAATTAACCGAAGTTCATTTAGAAGATTGGGCAATCGGTTATATGTATGCAGAAGGAATTATTGAATCTCCTGAAGAGGTCAAATCAATCACAATTGACCCCTATCGAGGTAACATACATGTTGATTTAGGTAATAGCATTGATATGGATGTTTTCTTGAAAAAGAAGAAAACAATCACTGCTGGTTGTGGTAAAGGTGCTACTTTTCGATCGATCAAAGAAATGAGTAATTTCAAAAAGGTTCAAGAAGCTAGAAGTATCTCAACTGCTTTTTTAAGGCAGAAGATGCGTGATATGTATAAATTGACTCCTCTATACCATCAAACAGGTGGTATGCATGCGGCTTGTATTATTGATGAACAAGGCGAAATGATTGTTAGAGAAGACATCGGAAGACATAATGCTGTCGATAAAGTAATTGGAGCAGCGTTAAAGAAAGGTCTTACTGGTAAGGAATGCGTCATTATGACAACCGGCCGAATTTCAATGGAAATGTGCTCAAAAGTCGCCCGTTTTGGTATTGGTGTAGCAGCTTCTAGAACGGCTGCAACGAATTTAGCTGTTGCTCTAGCAAAAGAATTGAATGTTGATTTAGTAGGGTACGTTCGTGGCCAGTCTGCTTATGTTTACACTGAAGGAAAGCGCATTCTTAAATTAGTAAATGAGTAA
- a CDS encoding VWA domain-containing protein, translated as MGFELERPLYLLFVIPAFLLVVLFLRTKVQLTKREKKIIVPLRMMIVLLLVFALSIPNLVFTTKNVHTVFIVDRSDSINGVNSEMTAFIRNAVAAKGADDQFAIVSVGRDATVERMLGTQSSFSSDWSQVHADYTNIEAGIQIASSLLAREGSGRVVILSDGNETLGDALQQANFVRVQGVTVDVVPFYQEKLKDVSLQEFIVPRQMFKGEQASLSLTVYSTEETETTLRILLNNEAIVQDVVELKQGSNSFRFNSPINESGMHRLRAEVLTTGDSILENNQLTAMTVITGTPNVLLVEGNRLTSNPLYDALNATGLNVNQITPEFLPTELNGYLQYETIIFSNVSSMRMTETQMDLIEKAVRDFGVGFIMTGGHESFALGGYKDTPIEKVLPVEMEIKSEEELPSLGLVFVIDRSGSMQGMRLELAKEAAARSVELLRKGDTVGVIAFDDRTWQIVDTEKMTDIKEVSEKILGITAGGGTDIYPGLAEAYAQLAPLELQRKHIILLTDGQSPESGNYQTLIEGGREANNITLSTVAVGDGADHYLLDVLAEYGTGRFYSVYDETTIPSILSRETMLTTRTYIEDEPFYPRVNNTTEWSTHFTSGVPQLNAYIATTPKGRATNVLISIKDDPVLSRWQYGLGKTVAWTSDVEGVWSGQWAAWDHWSSLWNDIVTWTFPADVQDPFEVAQKREGTTSILTFTTEENQSRPLEATVVNERGQLIEANIRMTAPGEYEVSFDGHEGMHYVQLTDLQQAPVFQTGITVAYPEEYRMLPTNEAFLEALADVGGGMVLEEGKEAFRPLNERPVTRQPIAHSLILLAFLLFFVEVAVRRFGVPRVSGWYNKSKINSDSIRPSETIPKIQRKAEKRNVVSEIARDTSHDKAVSQERNSEPKGKDNQKNSNEKRVDTQDTMKRLLEAKKRGRR; from the coding sequence GTGGGATTCGAGCTTGAACGACCTCTTTATTTGTTATTCGTTATACCAGCTTTTTTACTAGTGGTATTGTTTTTACGTACTAAAGTCCAATTAACAAAAAGAGAAAAAAAGATAATCGTTCCATTACGAATGATGATCGTCCTTCTCTTGGTATTTGCGCTTTCCATACCAAATCTTGTGTTTACTACAAAAAATGTCCATACAGTATTTATTGTCGACCGTTCAGATTCTATTAATGGTGTGAATTCTGAAATGACAGCTTTTATTAGAAATGCAGTTGCTGCTAAAGGTGCGGATGATCAGTTTGCTATTGTGTCAGTTGGGAGAGACGCTACCGTTGAAAGAATGCTCGGTACGCAATCGAGCTTTAGTAGTGATTGGAGTCAAGTGCATGCCGATTACACGAACATAGAAGCGGGGATACAAATTGCTTCAAGTCTACTAGCTAGAGAAGGATCTGGGCGTGTGGTTATTTTAAGTGATGGAAATGAAACGTTGGGAGACGCGCTGCAGCAAGCTAATTTTGTAAGAGTGCAAGGAGTGACTGTTGATGTTGTTCCATTTTATCAGGAAAAACTAAAGGATGTTTCTTTGCAAGAGTTTATTGTACCTCGTCAAATGTTTAAAGGCGAACAAGCGTCGTTGTCACTAACTGTTTATAGTACGGAAGAAACCGAAACAACGCTTCGCATCTTATTAAATAATGAAGCGATTGTTCAGGATGTTGTCGAACTAAAGCAAGGTTCAAATTCGTTTCGATTTAATTCTCCAATAAACGAAAGTGGCATGCATCGGTTACGTGCTGAGGTGCTTACGACTGGGGATAGCATTCTTGAAAATAATCAACTGACAGCGATGACTGTTATTACCGGAACTCCAAATGTATTATTAGTAGAAGGAAATCGGCTAACTTCAAACCCATTGTACGATGCGCTGAATGCTACTGGTTTAAATGTAAATCAGATTACTCCAGAGTTTTTACCAACAGAGTTAAATGGGTACCTCCAGTATGAAACGATTATTTTCAGCAATGTATCAAGTATGCGGATGACAGAAACACAGATGGATTTAATTGAAAAAGCAGTAAGAGACTTCGGAGTCGGTTTTATCATGACTGGTGGTCATGAAAGTTTTGCTCTTGGTGGCTATAAAGATACTCCCATCGAAAAGGTGCTTCCAGTGGAAATGGAAATCAAGAGTGAAGAAGAGCTTCCATCGTTAGGTCTCGTCTTTGTCATCGACCGTTCTGGTAGTATGCAAGGAATGCGTTTGGAATTGGCCAAAGAAGCTGCCGCAAGATCAGTTGAATTGTTACGTAAAGGTGATACGGTCGGTGTCATTGCCTTTGATGACCGAACATGGCAAATCGTTGATACCGAAAAAATGACAGATATTAAAGAGGTGTCGGAAAAAATACTAGGAATCACTGCAGGCGGTGGTACTGATATTTATCCAGGATTAGCGGAAGCATACGCACAGTTAGCACCACTAGAATTACAGCGGAAACATATTATCTTACTAACAGATGGGCAATCCCCGGAAAGTGGGAATTACCAAACACTAATAGAAGGTGGAAGAGAAGCGAATAATATTACGCTCTCGACTGTTGCAGTAGGTGATGGTGCAGACCATTATTTATTAGATGTACTAGCTGAATATGGTACAGGAAGATTTTACTCGGTGTATGATGAAACCACAATCCCTAGTATATTATCTCGAGAAACAATGCTTACAACTCGGACGTATATAGAAGATGAACCATTCTATCCTAGAGTGAACAACACGACAGAATGGAGCACTCATTTTACAAGTGGTGTTCCACAGTTGAATGCGTATATAGCAACAACTCCTAAAGGGCGTGCGACCAATGTTCTGATTAGTATTAAGGATGATCCAGTGTTATCACGCTGGCAATATGGTCTTGGGAAAACCGTTGCTTGGACCTCAGATGTCGAGGGTGTTTGGTCTGGCCAATGGGCTGCATGGGATCATTGGTCAAGTTTATGGAATGATATCGTCACTTGGACCTTTCCTGCAGATGTACAGGACCCCTTTGAAGTAGCACAAAAAAGAGAAGGTACAACGAGTATTCTAACTTTCACAACGGAAGAAAATCAATCTCGCCCACTAGAGGCGACGGTTGTAAATGAAAGAGGCCAATTAATAGAAGCCAATATTCGTATGACCGCACCTGGGGAGTACGAAGTATCCTTTGATGGACATGAAGGAATGCATTATGTGCAGTTGACAGATTTACAGCAAGCACCTGTTTTTCAAACGGGTATTACTGTTGCTTATCCAGAGGAGTATCGAATGCTGCCTACCAATGAAGCTTTTTTAGAGGCTCTTGCAGATGTAGGTGGAGGGATGGTTTTAGAAGAGGGGAAAGAAGCATTTCGTCCGTTAAATGAACGGCCTGTTACAAGGCAGCCAATTGCTCATTCACTCATTCTGCTTGCCTTTCTCTTATTCTTTGTAGAAGTCGCTGTTCGTAGGTTTGGAGTACCAAGAGTAAGTGGTTGGTATAACAAAAGCAAAATTAACAGTGATTCAATCAGGCCGTCAGAGACTATCCCGAAGATCCAGCGTAAAGCAGAAAAGCGCAATGTTGTTAGCGAGATAGCAAGAGACACATCTCATGACAAAGCTGTGTCGCAAGAACGAAACTCAGAGCCTAAAGGGAAGGATAACCAAAAGAACTCTAACGAAAAAAGGGTAGACACACAGGATACAATGAAACGGTTATTAGAGGCCAAAAAGCGTGGGCGGAGATAG
- a CDS encoding MoxR family ATPase produces MTNVEEAQFQQAREQLQITKRAIQSFIVGQEDALNQIIWSMFAGGHALLEGLPGVGKTMMIRTISEAMELSFSRIQFTPDLMPADITGTMMIEPNEQGKQEFTFHQGPVFSNIVLADEINRATPKTQSALLEAMGEQTVTVIGETHSLPRPFFVLATQNPVDLEGTYPLPEAQMDRFLCKINIAYPRKNELKTIIERTVTNEKKDIQALMNSLDVIAIQKLATKILVADDILDFAINLVMATHADHELAPESVRAYVRFGSGPRGLQSLIKIAKVRALMEGRYHVSVGDIKQAALPVLRHRLFLNFEGEATGISTDRLIEDVIEKVSVAETV; encoded by the coding sequence GTGACCAACGTGGAAGAAGCACAATTTCAGCAAGCGCGCGAGCAGCTACAAATAACAAAACGAGCGATTCAGTCCTTTATTGTAGGACAGGAGGATGCACTTAATCAAATTATATGGTCGATGTTTGCTGGGGGGCACGCCTTATTAGAGGGACTTCCAGGTGTAGGGAAAACAATGATGATTCGTACGATTTCAGAGGCAATGGAACTGAGCTTTTCAAGAATTCAGTTTACTCCTGATCTCATGCCAGCGGATATTACAGGGACAATGATGATTGAACCAAATGAACAGGGGAAGCAAGAGTTTACTTTTCACCAAGGACCTGTTTTTTCAAATATTGTTCTAGCAGATGAAATTAACCGGGCGACGCCAAAAACTCAAAGTGCACTACTTGAGGCAATGGGGGAGCAGACTGTAACAGTTATCGGAGAAACACATTCCTTACCAAGGCCGTTCTTCGTGCTTGCAACACAAAACCCCGTTGATTTAGAGGGGACATATCCTTTACCCGAGGCTCAAATGGATCGCTTTCTTTGCAAAATTAATATCGCTTATCCTAGAAAGAACGAGTTAAAAACGATTATTGAGCGAACAGTGACAAATGAAAAAAAGGACATTCAAGCGCTGATGAATAGCTTGGATGTTATCGCAATTCAAAAACTGGCAACTAAAATCCTTGTTGCGGATGATATTCTCGATTTCGCTATTAACCTAGTGATGGCTACTCATGCAGATCATGAGCTCGCACCAGAGTCTGTTCGCGCTTACGTTCGTTTTGGCTCAGGTCCACGTGGCCTCCAAAGCTTAATTAAAATCGCAAAAGTGCGTGCTTTAATGGAAGGGCGCTACCATGTTTCAGTTGGTGACATAAAACAAGCAGCTTTACCTGTGTTACGCCATCGCCTATTTTTAAACTTTGAAGGAGAAGCAACGGGTATTTCAACGGACAGATTGATTGAAGATGTCATTGAAAAAGTTTCTGTTGCCGAAACTGTATGA